Proteins encoded together in one Trueperaceae bacterium window:
- a CDS encoding SDR family oxidoreductase translates to MSTTYDLHGKVAIVTGAGSGIGEAAAKRMAEGGAMVLVADLDVDNGQRVANDLGDAGAFFEVNTGVAEQVEAMVAKAVERFGHLDVIVNNAGIGGPQAPTGEYPLDGWQQVMDVNLNGVFYGMRYAIPEMLKRGGGSIVNIASILGSVGFANTAAYVAAKHAVVGMTKSTAIEYSGQGIRANSVGPAFIETPLVKNNLSAEMLQMLEGMHPIGRLGRPEEVGALIAFLASDDASFVTGSYHLVDGAYTAQ, encoded by the coding sequence ATGAGCACCACCTACGATCTCCACGGCAAGGTCGCCATCGTCACCGGAGCGGGGAGCGGCATCGGCGAGGCCGCCGCGAAACGCATGGCGGAGGGCGGCGCGATGGTCCTCGTCGCCGACCTCGACGTCGACAACGGCCAGCGGGTCGCGAACGACCTGGGCGACGCGGGCGCCTTCTTCGAGGTGAACACCGGCGTGGCGGAGCAGGTCGAGGCGATGGTCGCGAAGGCGGTCGAGCGCTTCGGGCACCTGGACGTGATCGTCAACAACGCCGGGATCGGGGGGCCGCAGGCCCCGACCGGCGAGTACCCGCTGGACGGCTGGCAGCAGGTGATGGACGTCAACCTGAACGGCGTCTTCTACGGGATGCGCTACGCGATTCCGGAGATGCTGAAGCGGGGCGGCGGGTCGATCGTGAACATCGCGTCGATCCTCGGTAGCGTCGGCTTCGCGAACACCGCGGCGTACGTCGCGGCGAAGCACGCGGTGGTCGGCATGACGAAGAGCACCGCGATCGAGTACTCGGGGCAGGGGATCCGCGCGAACTCGGTCGGGCCGGCGTTCATCGAGACGCCGCTCGTGAAGAACAACCTGAGCGCGGAGATGCTGCAGATGCTGGAGGGGATGCACCCGATCGGGCGGCTGGGCCGGCCCGAGGAGGTCGGGGCGTTGATCGCCTTCCTCGCGAGCGACGACGCGTCGTTCGTGACCGGCTCGTACCACCTCGTCGACGGGGCGTACACGGCGCAGTAA
- a CDS encoding succinate dehydrogenase iron-sulfur subunit has product MDAATPTPGAAAPPPALDTTNVTVKIKRYDPEKDARAYWAEYRLDVRPTDRVLDVLNQIKWEMDGSLSYRRSCAHGVCGSDAMLINGVNRLACKLLVRDLGSTINVEPIRGLDVVKDLIVDMDPFFDSYKSVLPYFVNDDPEPARERLQSPEDREIFDESTKCILCAACTTSCPVFWTNGNYVGPAAIVNAHRFIFDSRDQATDERLAALNQPSGLWRCRTAYNCTEACPRDIPITKQIEEVKRALLWRQA; this is encoded by the coding sequence ATGGACGCCGCCACCCCCACCCCCGGCGCGGCCGCCCCACCCCCCGCGCTGGACACCACGAACGTCACCGTCAAGATCAAGCGCTACGACCCCGAGAAGGACGCGCGCGCCTACTGGGCGGAGTACCGCCTCGACGTGCGCCCCACCGACCGGGTGCTCGACGTGCTGAACCAGATCAAGTGGGAGATGGACGGCTCGCTCTCCTACCGCCGCAGCTGCGCGCACGGCGTGTGCGGCAGCGACGCGATGCTGATCAACGGCGTCAACCGCCTCGCCTGCAAACTGCTGGTCCGCGACCTCGGCAGCACCATCAACGTCGAACCGATCCGGGGGCTGGACGTCGTCAAGGACCTCATCGTCGACATGGACCCGTTCTTCGACTCCTACAAGTCGGTCCTGCCGTACTTCGTCAACGACGACCCCGAACCGGCCCGCGAGCGGCTGCAGAGCCCCGAGGACCGCGAGATCTTCGACGAAAGCACGAAGTGCATCCTGTGCGCCGCCTGCACCACGTCCTGCCCGGTGTTCTGGACGAACGGCAACTACGTCGGGCCCGCCGCCATCGTCAACGCGCACCGCTTCATCTTCGACTCGCGGGACCAGGCGACCGACGAACGCCTCGCCGCCCTGAACCAACCCAGCGGCCTGTGGCGCTGCCGCACCGCCTACAACTGCACCGAGGCGTGCCCCCGCGACATCCCCATCACGAAACAGATCGAGGAGGTCAAGCGGGCGCTGCTCTGGCGCCAGGCCTGA
- the sdhA gene encoding succinate dehydrogenase flavoprotein subunit, producing MPRAHKYDVIVVGAGGAGLMAARYAAQNKDVKVAVISKLYPTRSHTGAAQGGVGAALGNVSEDHPEWHAFDTVKGGDYLTDQDVAETFAHEVVDAVYELEHMGLPFSRTPEGRIAQRKFGGHTREFGKSAVERACYAADRTGHMILQTLYQQSIKDQVTFFNEFHVLDLVLEDGSARGVVAYELATGEIHVFHAKATIIATGGNGRMFKVTSNAHALTGDLTSIVWRRGLPIEDPEFYQFHPTGLYKIGVLLTEGARGEGGILRNKDGERFMERYAPSIKDLAPRDMVSRAMYLEIQEGRGVGPDGDYIHLDLTHIDAEIIEERLPDITEFARIYLGVDPIKEPVPVQPTAHYAMGGIPTTIDTEVVADGDGTVVRGLYAAGEVACASLHGANRLGTNSLGDLIVFGRRAGIEAAKYAASVEYEAMPAGADDRAREELHRIRAASGSERAVHIRKELQDTMMDNASVFRTEATLAKQVEILADLRARYAHVSVEDDGQVFNTELMEVVELGFLLDNAEQLVYAARNRTESRGAHSREDHQDRDDDRWLEHTMVYRNEDGSVRVGAKPVTLGKYEPKPRVY from the coding sequence GTGCCCAGGGCCCACAAGTACGACGTGATCGTGGTCGGCGCCGGAGGTGCCGGCCTCATGGCGGCCCGCTACGCCGCCCAGAACAAGGACGTCAAGGTCGCCGTCATCAGCAAGCTCTACCCGACCCGCTCGCACACCGGCGCGGCGCAGGGCGGGGTCGGCGCGGCGCTCGGCAACGTCAGCGAAGACCACCCCGAGTGGCACGCCTTCGACACCGTCAAGGGCGGCGACTACCTCACCGACCAGGACGTCGCGGAAACCTTCGCGCACGAGGTCGTCGACGCCGTCTACGAACTCGAGCACATGGGCCTGCCGTTCAGCCGCACGCCGGAGGGCCGCATCGCCCAACGCAAGTTCGGGGGGCACACCCGCGAGTTCGGCAAGAGCGCCGTCGAGCGCGCCTGCTACGCCGCGGACCGGACCGGCCACATGATCCTGCAGACGCTCTACCAGCAGTCGATCAAGGACCAGGTCACCTTCTTCAACGAGTTCCACGTCCTCGACCTCGTGCTCGAGGACGGCAGCGCCCGCGGGGTCGTCGCGTACGAGCTCGCGACCGGCGAGATCCACGTCTTCCACGCCAAAGCGACGATCATCGCGACCGGCGGGAACGGCCGCATGTTCAAGGTCACCAGCAACGCGCACGCGCTGACGGGGGACCTCACCAGCATCGTCTGGCGGCGCGGCCTGCCGATCGAGGACCCGGAGTTCTACCAGTTCCACCCGACCGGCCTCTACAAGATCGGCGTGCTGCTGACCGAAGGGGCGCGCGGCGAGGGCGGCATCCTGCGCAACAAGGACGGCGAACGCTTCATGGAGCGCTACGCCCCCTCGATCAAGGACCTCGCGCCGCGCGACATGGTGTCGCGCGCGATGTACCTCGAGATCCAGGAGGGGCGCGGCGTCGGGCCCGACGGCGACTACATCCACCTGGACCTGACGCACATCGACGCGGAGATCATCGAGGAGCGCCTGCCCGACATCACCGAGTTCGCCCGCATCTACCTCGGGGTGGACCCCATCAAGGAACCCGTCCCGGTCCAACCGACCGCGCACTACGCCATGGGCGGCATCCCCACGACGATCGACACCGAGGTCGTCGCCGACGGCGACGGCACCGTCGTCCGCGGCCTCTACGCCGCCGGCGAGGTCGCCTGCGCCAGCCTGCACGGCGCCAACCGCCTCGGCACGAACAGCCTCGGGGACCTGATCGTCTTCGGGCGCCGCGCCGGCATCGAAGCGGCGAAGTACGCCGCCTCCGTCGAGTACGAAGCGATGCCCGCCGGCGCCGACGACCGCGCCCGCGAGGAGCTGCACCGCATCCGCGCCGCGAGCGGCTCGGAGCGCGCCGTCCACATCCGCAAGGAACTCCAGGACACGATGATGGACAACGCCTCGGTGTTCCGCACCGAAGCGACCCTCGCGAAGCAGGTGGAGATCCTCGCCGACCTCCGCGCGCGCTACGCGCACGTGAGCGTCGAGGACGACGGGCAGGTGTTCAACACCGAACTCATGGAGGTCGTCGAGCTCGGCTTCCTGCTCGACAACGCCGAACAGCTCGTGTACGCCGCCCGCAACCGCACCGAGTCGCGCGGCGCGCACAGCCGCGAGGACCACCAGGACCGCGACGACGACCGCTGGTTGGAGCACACGATGGTCTACCGCAACGAGGACGGCAGCGTCCGGGTCGGCGCCAAGCCGGTCACGCTCGGCAAGTACGAACCCAAGCCGAGGGTCTACTGA
- a CDS encoding succinate dehydrogenase hydrophobic membrane anchor subunit → MASAPKTYQAARSTYGASGELVWWVFMRISGLLLVFLVFGHLFFNNIQIDAGTIDFAYVANRLSQPGVKIYDTFLLAFAMLHGINGLRYSIEDHIQKPGRRFWTKVVVFSLAGIVFVLGTMTLWAFSYDEMGAAVRALD, encoded by the coding sequence ATGGCGAGCGCCCCCAAGACCTACCAGGCGGCCCGCTCCACCTACGGCGCGTCCGGCGAACTCGTGTGGTGGGTGTTCATGCGGATTTCGGGCCTCCTGCTCGTCTTCCTCGTGTTCGGCCACCTGTTCTTCAACAACATTCAGATCGACGCCGGCACCATCGACTTCGCGTACGTCGCGAACCGCCTCAGCCAACCCGGCGTCAAGATCTACGACACCTTCCTGCTGGCCTTCGCGATGCTGCACGGCATCAACGGCCTGCGCTACAGCATCGAGGACCACATCCAAAAACCGGGACGCCGGTTCTGGACGAAGGTCGTCGTGTTCTCCCTCGCCGGCATCGTGTTCGTCCTCGGGACGATGACGCTGTGGGCATTCAGCTACGACGAAATGGGCGCCGCGGTGCGCGCCCTCGACTAG
- the sdhC gene encoding succinate dehydrogenase, cytochrome b556 subunit — protein sequence MYRGREGQWAFVLHRLSGVALALFLLLHVIDISLVMFGPEGPFNAFLAFYHQWPFRVGLVMVMAAVVYHAFNGLRIILMDFTEWGVKYQGALWYGALGATTAVGIPILWKIVPEILGIA from the coding sequence ATGTACCGAGGACGCGAGGGACAGTGGGCGTTCGTGCTGCACCGCCTGAGCGGCGTGGCGCTGGCGCTGTTCCTGCTGCTGCACGTCATCGACATCAGCCTGGTGATGTTCGGGCCCGAGGGGCCGTTCAACGCCTTCCTGGCCTTCTACCACCAGTGGCCGTTCCGCGTCGGGCTGGTGATGGTGATGGCCGCCGTCGTCTACCACGCCTTCAACGGCCTGCGGATCATCCTCATGGACTTCACCGAGTGGGGCGTGAAGTACCAGGGCGCCCTCTGGTACGGCGCGCTCGGGGCGACCACCGCGGTCGGCATCCCGATCCTCTGGAAGATCGTGCCCGAGATCCTGGGGATCGCCTGA